From Ammoniphilus oxalaticus:
CTTGTCTGTGCCAATCGGATCGTGTAAGGAAACATCCTTTCGTGTCTTCTTCAATGAACGCAAATGCATTAGGATCTCGTTCTCGATACAGCGGGCTGCATAAGTAGCTAATTTTGTCCCCTTATTTGTTTTGTAACTTTCGATAGCCTTAATGAGCCCGATCGTACCGATTGAAATCAAGTCTTCGCTGTCTTCGCCTGTGTTTTCAAATTTCTTAACAATGTGAGCAACAAGGCGTAGATTGTGCTCGATCAACATATTCCTGGCAAATTCGTCTCCGCCCTCCAGCTTTTGTAAATACTTTAATTCATCATCATCGGGAAGTGGTTGTGGGAAGGCATTGTTCTTAATGTACGAGATAAAAAGAACCAACTCTTTAACGAATAAAGAGATGGCTGTTAAAAATCCAGGCAAGGCTTTCACCTCCAACATAGGGAACTGATATAAGCCTATGTGATGAACAATTTGTCCGTGCCTGTACAGCCCAAATTAAATCTATTTATGCGCGCGCATACGTGATGCGGTATGTGTGCGCATAGGGTGTGAACATGTTAATATAGAAGCGAATAAATGAAAAGAAAGGGGGATGAAAAGAATGAGTATTGTCTTGAAAGTGGATGGGATGTCTTGTGACCATTGCGTACAGACTGTAGAAGGAGCGCTTCGTAAATTAGGAGCGAACGGAAAGGTTAATTTGGTTGAAAAAACGGTAGCGGTAGATTACGATGAAGCGAAACTTTCGCTCGATACGATTAAACAAGCAATTGAGGATCAAGGTTTTGATGTCTTATAGCGGTACTGAAAATGGCTCAATTTACATACGCTTTATATGCCAAGTATAAAAAATAAGTTCCATTTGTCAAAAACTCAAAGGACAACCTTTGGGTTTTTTTGTATGAAGATGCGCTATTTTAATGTGGCCATATCCCCAGTTTATAGGTATAGTAATGTTAATAAGGTATAAAACGGAAATGGAAAAATTAGATCTATTTACTAAAGATAAATTGGGAAGTCACTTCCTTTGGGGAGAGGGATAAATGGGATTTAGTAGAGCTCCGATCGTTGTGATTGGCGGTGGCATATCGGGAATAATGGCAGCAAGAACGTTAATCGATTCAGGAGAAGAGAATGTGTTGTTGTTGGAGCGAAGTCGCGACTTAGGCGGGAGAATGACGACCAGAGAATTTGCGGGAGCGAAATTTGATCATGGCTCTCAATATTTTACAGCTCAAACGGAACTCTTTAAAAAGGTTGTTGCCAATTGGAAGGAATCGGGTTGGATTGAGGAATTTTCAAAGGCGAGTAATAGTTTTATTGGCAGTGGCGGAATGACCGCCTTGATTCGCCAACTTGCAGACCCGATTGATTTTTGTTTAAGGGTGCGAGTTACGAAAGTGCAGCAAGGGCGAGGGCGCTGGATTCTTCGATGGGTATCAGAGGGGAAACCTTATGTGCCGCAAACATATAAAGAGGTCGCTAGCGATGAAGTTTACGATCCAGGCGGTGGGGCAAGTATCAACGCCCGCGCTATCATCATGACAACCCCCGTTCCGCAAACGATGTTCTTGTTAGAGCAAGGGAATAACGAATTAGATTCATCGGTTAAAAGCTTGCTAGCCACGATTGAGTATGAGCCCTGCTTGGCGATTATGTTTACAATAGAGGGAGATCATTTACTCTCTAGCGGATATGCTGGAGGGGATTTACCCGATCCATTGTACAGCATTGTCGACAATAAAAAGAAAGGGATTTCTCCGATTCCATCTTTAACGATTCAGGCTAGTGAAAGCTGGTCTAAGCAAAACTTTTGGAATACGAGCGATGAATTAGCCGCGGAATTAACGAAAGCGGCGGAACCGTGGATTGGAAAAGTAAACATCGAAGAAAAACAAGTGAAAAGATGGACATTTTCGCGGGCAAAACAAAAAATAAAGCAGCCCTTTTTGGATGCTGGCTTTGAATATCCGCTTGTATTCGCGGGAGACGCGTTTGGGCAAATAGATCAATCCGGCCAATTGGGCGGGGTGGAAACAGCGGTATTGTCTGGTATAGAAGCTGCCAACTACTTGTTGGAGCAACTCAAAAATTAAGCAGAGTGAAATATGTCACTGCGAAACGGGTTTGTTTACGATAAGATGAAGTCATCCTAACTGTGGGGTGATAAATATGGGAACATGTGAATATTGCTATAAGACGGTACAAGGTGGACAGTCGTTTGATCATTGGATTTGTATGGATTGTAAAATGAAAACCAAAGCGGAAGATCAGAAAAAGAATGGTGAGGAAACGACTCGTTAATGAATAGTAGATCCAGTCAATGAGACTGGATTTTTTGTTTTGAATAGTCTGAATATTCGTGAAACTTGTCGAAAGGTTTACCTAGGCTTGGGAGTAAAAGCGTGGTAAACTCAAGTTACAAATTTCCAACCACCATAAACGCTATTTTAAAATACTTATCCTGACTTAATCTAGATAATCCAAAAGAAGTGTCAGTGTCTATTGTAGCTGTGGATTGGAATGGAAATACAAGGGGAGGAGATGCTAGAGACCGATTCAAACAGTTAGTTCGATAAAGTAATTCGTCACCCTGTTTACCACTTCATTTATGAAAGCGCTTTTTTTAAAGCGCTGGTACCGAAAAGATTTCTTAACCGGATGAATCGTGTGAAAAGAAATCGCGCATTTGCCATTTTTCTCTTTTAAAATGATGAAGTGGCAACAACAGAATAGCTTTTGTGGTGATCTTAAGACGGAAGAGGATTTGTTGTATCTTCGGGACACGAAGTGTGGGGCCGTGATTATGGAAAAAGAGGGTGTTGTCATTTTCCCATTAAATAAACCAGAACTGTGTCTTGAATATGAAAATGAGAATGAATAAAAAAATCCTCAAACGACAAACACTGCATCCATTAACTATTGGCCTTTTGTGTCATAAATTTTCGGAATATTAAAAAGATAGCAAAGATTGAAAAATGTTAATAACAGGAGGTACTTATGGGTATTGATATGACACAAGTCGGCCTTCCGGAACTGTCGATGCTAACATGGTTATTGGCCGCTTCACCAATTGCGCTTGTCCTAATTCTAATGATGGGTTTTAAAATGAGCGGAGCTCGCGCAGGTGTAATTGCGTGGATATTGGCAATGGGGGTTACATTCTTCGCCTTCGGCGGTGGAATTGATGTACTTGCAAACGGTTCAGCGAAAGGACTTTGGACGACGATCTTTGTACTCTGTATCATCTGGGGTTCGATGTACATGTATAACATCGTTGATCTAACGGGCAGTTTTAAAGTCATTGCCGCAACCTTTACGAGGATGACAAATGGAAATCAATTGTTGCAAATATTGATTCTCGGTTGGGCGTTCCCAACATTCATTCAAGGAGTTTGTGGTTTCGGTGTTCCCGTTGCAGTGGCTACCCCACTCTTAATCGGTCTTGGTTTTAGCCCTGTTAAAGCAGTTATTACGACTTTACTCGGGCACTCATGGGGTGTTACGTTTGGTTCCTTAGGATCATCCTACTCCATTCTAATTTCACTAAGCCCAGTTGATCCTAGTGGAATGGCATTTTGGGGATCGATCTTGATTGCCTTTGGCGGATTAATTGTTGGCTTCTGTATTTTACACAATTACGGCGGATTCAAAGCTTTTAAAGAAGGGTTTTTAGCGGCTCTGTTCATGGGGCTTGTTATGAGTACAACGATGATCATCACTTGTACTTTCATTTCACCAAACGTTGGTTGTTTCGTATCCGGGATTGTGGGACTGATTGCGGGAAGCTTTATTTTACCTAAACTTCCAGCTTATCGTCCAGCGCCAGACGCGGCTCCAATTGAAGAAGATCCAGAAGTTAAAGGAAAATCTTTTGTTACTGCCTTCTCAGCGTATATCATTATGATCGGTGTTGTGTTTACGATTTACCTCATTGGCCCAATTAAGAAGTACTTGGATCAGTTTACAGTGGGACTTCCATTCGGGGAAACAAGTACAGCTTACGGTTACCTAGAGGAAGCCGCCGCTAAGTTTTCCGCTTTGAAAGTCTTTACAATGCCAGGAACGCTCATTATCATTTCTATTGTTCTAGCCGCTTCTTTCTATAAATCCAAAGGGCTTTTGCCTCAAGGCGCAATGAAGGAAGCTTGGGAGAGAACATTGAAACAATCTTTAGGGGCAACGGCTACAATTATTGCAATGACAATGATGGCGGTATTGATGACAGTCAGTGGCATGACAACGTATCTCGCTTACGGTATTGCCGTAACTACGGGTGAGTTGTTCCCGTTATTATCTCCATTTATCGGAGTGTTAGGGGCGTTTGTAACAAGCTCGAATACTTCCGCAAACATTTTGTTTACAGGATTGCAATATGAGGTAGCAAGTATCTTAAGTATCTCGGCATTCATTATTTTGGCGGCTCAAACGACCGGGGCAGCTCTCGCGAATTCCTTTGCTCCAGCTAACGCAGCGCTTGGTACAGGTGTTGCTGGAATCGCCGGACAAGAGGGAGAAATCCTGAAAGTAACCGGGGTGTATAACATCTTGCAAGGGATTCTCGTCGGTATTCTTACATTCGTATTAATAAAACTCGGGTTAGGTATATAAGGAGGTTGTTAGAATGAGTGTACAAGAATTAGCTGAAAAGCGACTAGAGGAAGCGCCGGTTAAGCAAGTTAAAAAAGATAAAGTTGTCCAACAAAAACTATTTAGTGTAATATTCATTTGGATTGCGTTTATCGCTTTGTATTTTGCAGTCAGCAGTGGTAGTGATGCGGTGATGTGGGGTGGTTTAGGACTTACCGTTGTTGCCGCAGCGGTCCTGTTTCTGAGAAATTAATTCGTTTAGCACCCCCTTGAGGTTATCCTCAGGGGGTGTTTTTAAATTGCAACAATTATTTTTTGTTGAGTTTGTCGAATTTATTTTAAACATATGGCGATAAGTAACTTACCAAAAAACTGTTTAAAAAAAAGATATATTAATTTTGGGAGCGTTTGTTTGGATATGTGAAATGCGCAATAAAAATTATGATAAAATTACTTATCTAAATCAATTGATTGGGCAAGATGTATAAATCATTAAGTGGTAACAAATACCCAGACGCCGATTATTAATCAGATAATAGTAACTTTTCAGAATCTTTGTAAGGTTATAAAGATAATGAACAGGCAGAACATTGCGAAAAATGTCGACAGATTTCCCTAGGCTTACAATAAAAAAAATGTTAACATCAATTTACAAATTCCCAACTTGCATAAACATGATTTTAAACATCTCTAAATCAAAAATCTTAAAGTCAGAATATGTTGGGAAAAATAATGGATGGGAGGCGAAGCGGCGGTAACATTTGAATACTAGATGAATAGTAGGGTCGTTGCTTTTGGTGCTTTCTGATTATGAAAACGCTTTTTTAAAGAAAATGTTGAGATCTAAGGCAAGATGAGTGGGACGGAATCGCGCTACCGATCAAGGATTCAGAAATAATAATGTTCATGAAATGACAGTTGAAAGCCCTTTCTCTGAGGGTGATATTGAGTTTATGCCATTTTTTTTTATCTTTTGAGGTGGCGACATAATCTTTTCGAGCCAAGACAGAGATGCATCTTGATAGCGTTGGCATTCTTTTATTTTAAATTTTCTAAATCTTTTAAAGATGATAAATATTGGGATATATTATTAGGAGGTACTTATGGGTATTGATATGTCAACAGTCGGCCTACCGGAACTGTCGATGCTTACGTGGTTATTGGCAGCTTCTCCAATCGCGCTTGTGCTAGTTTTAATGATGGCATTTAAAATGAGCGGGGCTCGCGCGGGTGTTATTGCCTGGGTATTGGCGATGGGGGTTACGTTCTTTGCATTCGGCGGCGGAATTGATGTTTTAGCAAACGGTTCAGCGAAAGGTTTATGGACAACGATTTTTGTACTCTTTATTATTTGGGGTTCCATGTACATGTATAACGTCGTTGATTTAACAGGTAGTTTTAAAGTCATTGCGGCGACGTTTACAAGACTAACAAACGGAAATCAATTGTTGCAATTATTAATTCTTGGTTGGGCATTCCCGACATTCATTCAAGGAGTATGTGGATTTGGTGTACCCGTTGCGGTTGCAACTCCACTATTGATTGGTCTAGGTTTTAGCCCGATTAAAGCTGTTATTACAACATTACTTGGTCACTCATGGGGTGTTACGTTTGGTTCCTTAGGATCATCCTACTCCATTCTTACATCATTAACGCCAGTTGACCCTGACGGGATGGCATTCTGGGGATCGATCTCGATTGCTTTCGGCGGATTAATTGTTGGTTTCTGTATTTTGCACAACTACGGTGGATTCAAAGCTTTTAAAGATGGATTTGTCGCAACTCTTTTCATGGGCGTTGTGATGAGTACTACGATGATCTTAACTTGCGCTTTTATTTCACCAAACGTTGGTTGTTTCGCATCTGGAATCGTGGGACTGATCGCGGGAAGCTTTATTTTACCAAAACTTCCAGCTTATCGCCCAGCGCCAAACGCAGCTCCAATTGAAGAAGATCCAGAAGTAAGAGGGAAATCGTTCGTTACAGCTTTCTCGGCTTATATCATTATGATCGGTGTTGTATTCGTTATTTACTTGATCGGTCCAATTAAAAAATTCTTGGATAAGTATACGGTGGGTCTTCCGTTTTCAGAGACTGTAACAGGTTTCGGTTACCTTGAAGAAGCCGCCACTAAATTTTCGGCCCTAAAAGTATTTACGATGCCAGGTACTTTAATAGTAATTTCCATTATCTTTGCTGCTCTTTTCTATAAGTCAAAAGGACTTTTACCTAAAGGAGCAATGGGTGAGGCATGGCAACGAACACTAAAACAGTCTTTAGGAGCAACGGCTACGATCATTGCAATGACTATGATGGCTGTATTGATGACGGTGAGTGGAATGACAACGTATCTTGCTTATGGTATTGCGGTAACAACGGGAGAAATGTTCCCAGTTCTATCACCATTCATTGGAATCTTGGGGGCATTCGTAACGAGTTCCAACACGTCAGCAAATATTTTGTTTACAACGTTACAATATGAAGTTGCAAATATTTTAAGTATCTCTGCTTTCATTATTTTGGCGGCTCAAACAACAGGGGCAGCGCTTGCGAATTCCTTTGCTCCAGCGAATGCGGCTCTTGGAACAGGTGTAGCTGGAATTGCCGGTCAAGAAGGAGAAATTCTGAAAGTAACGGGTGTTTACAACATCTTACAAGGAATTCTCGTTGGTATATTAACATTTGTGCTAATTAAACTCGGCTTAGGTGTCTAGAAAATAGAAGAAGGGGGATTGCAAATGAGTATGCAAGAGGTAGTAGAAAAGAATTATGAAGAACCGGTCAAACAGGTTGCGCAGCCCAAGAAAGATAAAGTTGTACAACAAAAATTAGGAAGCGTAATATTCATTTGGGTCTCTTTTGTCGCTTTGTATTTTGCGGTTAGCAGCGGGAATGAGACAATGATGTGGGGCGGATTAGGTCTTACAGTCCTAGCTTCAGCGATGCTTTATCTAAGAAACTAACAATCAGAGATAGGTGAAATCCCTGGGGAATATAGAATTCTCCAGGGATTTTTTATTTCTTAATTACAAAAGTCACTTTTTTTTAGAACATCTAATGCGTGGCTAAAGTCTACTTCATAAACTTTAGGTATCTCACTGTAAGCTTGTCCTTAATGGGTTTTGTCAGTATAAAGTGAGAGAAATATCCTTTAAAGAAATTACCCAATTGGTCGAAAATGTCGAATTTTCGCATAATTAGTCGACAGGTTTCCCTAGGCTTCTCTAAAAAAAAATGTTAATATCATTTTTACAAACTCCTAATCATTGTTTTCACCGTAATAATCTTTTTAATTCATTTGATGAACCTTGCGCTTGGATGAATTTTTTCGGATTAGAAAATGTGGGTTAGGGTTATTTGAAACAAAGGGAGGCGGTTAACTTCTAAGAGAAATCAAGTGTTTTGACTATTTAACTGGAATTGGGGAGAGGCGGAATTCATTTACTCATAAATCAGGTCTTTTAAATAGATCTGTTTGAAAACGCTTTTTTGAAGAGATCCTCCCTACAATTACTGAATTTTTACAAAAGTTTATTTTGGAAGCCCTTACTTTCGAGGGAGAGTCTAATTTTAAAATTAATTTTTTTGTTTTAAATTTTCTCAATCTTTCAAAGAGGTCAAATGTTTTACATGTTTAGATTAGTGGGAAGGTTAACATAAGTTTGTGCGTAAACCTGTAATTTGAATTTTTTCAATCTTTTTAAAAGGGTAAATACTTTATTCATTATGTTTATAGGGAAAGTAAGGAGGCACTTATGGGTATTGATATGGCGCAAGTCGGTCTTCCGGATTTGTCGGTCCTGACGTGGATATTGGCAGCACTCCCGGTTGTTCTCGTACTTACTTTAATGATGGGTTTTAAGATGAGCGGGGCGCGAGCGGGTGTAATAGCTTGGTTAGTTGCAGTTGCGGTAGCTTATTTTACATTTGGCGGCGGAATTGAAGTTGTTGCAAACGGCACAGCAAAAGGGCTTTGGACTACTATATTCGTACTTTTTATTATTTGGGCGTCGATGTACATGTATAACATCGTCGATTTAACTGGCAGCTTTAAGGTCATTGCCGCTACTTTTACAAAGTTGACGAATGGTAACAAGATGTTGCAATTATTAATTCTCGGTTGGGCTTTCCCAACGTTTATTCAAGGAGTATGTGGTTTTGGAGTCCCGGTTGCAGTAGCGACCCCGCTTTTAATTGGACTTGGATTCAGTCCAATTACGTCCGTAATTACGACGTTACTTGGACACTCGTGGGGAATCACATTTGGGTCTCTAGGTTCTTCTTATTCCGTGTTACTTTCATTAAGCTCGGTTGAAGCTGCTCCGATGGCATTTTGGGGATCTTTGTTTATAGCCTTTGGGGGTTTTATTACAGGATTTTGTGTTTTGCATAATTACGGTGGATTCAGAGCTTTTAAAGAAGGAACCGTTGCTGTTCTATTCTTATCATTCGTAATGGGCGGCGCTTTAATCGCGACCTGTCTCGTTTCACCTAACGTTGGTTGTTTCGTAGCCGGGGGTGTTGGACTGATTGCCGGTAGCTTTATTTTACCTAAGTTTAAAGCGTACCGTCCCGCTGAAGACGCGGCGCCGATGGAAGAAGACCCTGAGATTGCGGGTAGATCTTTTGTAGACGCTTTCTCAGCGTACATTATTTTGATTCTCGTTGTGTTTGCGATCTATCTGATCGGACCGATCAAGAATTATTTAGATCAATTCCAACTTGGCCTTCCGTTCACAGAAACGACCACAGCGTTCGGCTATATGCAAGAGTCTGCTGAAAAGTATTCAGCTTTAAAAATATTAACGACACCAGGCACGCTGATTGTTATTTCATGCGCGCTCGCAGCTGCTTACTATAAATCTAAGGGTCTCTTGCCGCAAGGGGCATTTCGAGCGGCTTGGAAACGAACATTGGGACAATCTCTAGGTTCGACGGCAACGATTATTTCAATGACGATGATGGCGGTCTTGATGACAGTCGGTGGTTTAACTACTTATCTCGCCTATGGAATTGCTGTGACTACTGGAGAGTTATTCCCATTGTTATCTCCGTTCATTGGTATTTTGGGCGGCTTTGTTACAAGTTCCGGTACTTCTTCAAATATCTTGTTCACAGGATTGCAATATGAAGTAGCTACTGTTTTAAGCATTTCAGCAACGATTATTTTGTCTGCGCAAACAGCGGGAGCATCGTTGTCTAACTCGTTCTCTCCAGGTAACGCGGCTTTAGGAGCGGGTGTGTCTGGTTTAGCGGGACGTGAAGGAGATATTTTGAAAGTCACGGTTGTATACAATATTTTGCAAGGATTACTTGTCGGTATTCTCGCGTTTATTTTAATAAAGATTGGGATGGGTGTATAAAAAGGAGGCGTTAGGATGGGTATGCAAGAGGTAGTAGAAAAAACTTCAGAAAGAGTATCGGTTCAAGAGACCGCGGAGCGTAAGAAGGATCGAGTTGTACAACAAAAATTGATGAGCGTCATTTTCATTTGGGTTGCTTTCGTTGTTCTGTATCTAGCGGTAAGCAGCGGAAGTGAAACATTTATGTGGGCTGGACTAGGAATGACAATTCTGGCCTCAGGATTGCTTTATGTAAGGAACTAGCTGTTGTGATCTATTTACTAGCTATAATTGAAAAATAATTCTGAATAATTAAAAGTGATGCTTGACCAATGTAGTGTTTTGGTATACAATGTATATACAAGACGTGATTGGGATGAACATTCGTAGGATTGGTGTCTGTGAAACTTCTACAACTTAAAATCTAGGGAGTCTGATAAAGCGTCGGACTCTCCTAAAAAAGCCTCAGTTTGGCAGTCGGATCTGAAAGTAGCCCCATCTATTTTTAGTATTTTATCTGTCCTACTGAAATTGATTTCCGC
This genomic window contains:
- a CDS encoding L-lactate permease — encoded protein: MGIDMSTVGLPELSMLTWLLAASPIALVLVLMMAFKMSGARAGVIAWVLAMGVTFFAFGGGIDVLANGSAKGLWTTIFVLFIIWGSMYMYNVVDLTGSFKVIAATFTRLTNGNQLLQLLILGWAFPTFIQGVCGFGVPVAVATPLLIGLGFSPIKAVITTLLGHSWGVTFGSLGSSYSILTSLTPVDPDGMAFWGSISIAFGGLIVGFCILHNYGGFKAFKDGFVATLFMGVVMSTTMILTCAFISPNVGCFASGIVGLIAGSFILPKLPAYRPAPNAAPIEEDPEVRGKSFVTAFSAYIIMIGVVFVIYLIGPIKKFLDKYTVGLPFSETVTGFGYLEEAATKFSALKVFTMPGTLIVISIIFAALFYKSKGLLPKGAMGEAWQRTLKQSLGATATIIAMTMMAVLMTVSGMTTYLAYGIAVTTGEMFPVLSPFIGILGAFVTSSNTSANILFTTLQYEVANILSISAFIILAAQTTGAALANSFAPANAALGTGVAGIAGQEGEILKVTGVYNILQGILVGILTFVLIKLGLGV
- a CDS encoding cation transporter, giving the protein MSIVLKVDGMSCDHCVQTVEGALRKLGANGKVNLVEKTVAVDYDEAKLSLDTIKQAIEDQGFDVL
- a CDS encoding NAD(P)/FAD-dependent oxidoreductase produces the protein MGFSRAPIVVIGGGISGIMAARTLIDSGEENVLLLERSRDLGGRMTTREFAGAKFDHGSQYFTAQTELFKKVVANWKESGWIEEFSKASNSFIGSGGMTALIRQLADPIDFCLRVRVTKVQQGRGRWILRWVSEGKPYVPQTYKEVASDEVYDPGGGASINARAIIMTTPVPQTMFLLEQGNNELDSSVKSLLATIEYEPCLAIMFTIEGDHLLSSGYAGGDLPDPLYSIVDNKKKGISPIPSLTIQASESWSKQNFWNTSDELAAELTKAAEPWIGKVNIEEKQVKRWTFSRAKQKIKQPFLDAGFEYPLVFAGDAFGQIDQSGQLGGVETAVLSGIEAANYLLEQLKN
- a CDS encoding L-lactate permease — encoded protein: MGIDMAQVGLPDLSVLTWILAALPVVLVLTLMMGFKMSGARAGVIAWLVAVAVAYFTFGGGIEVVANGTAKGLWTTIFVLFIIWASMYMYNIVDLTGSFKVIAATFTKLTNGNKMLQLLILGWAFPTFIQGVCGFGVPVAVATPLLIGLGFSPITSVITTLLGHSWGITFGSLGSSYSVLLSLSSVEAAPMAFWGSLFIAFGGFITGFCVLHNYGGFRAFKEGTVAVLFLSFVMGGALIATCLVSPNVGCFVAGGVGLIAGSFILPKFKAYRPAEDAAPMEEDPEIAGRSFVDAFSAYIILILVVFAIYLIGPIKNYLDQFQLGLPFTETTTAFGYMQESAEKYSALKILTTPGTLIVISCALAAAYYKSKGLLPQGAFRAAWKRTLGQSLGSTATIISMTMMAVLMTVGGLTTYLAYGIAVTTGELFPLLSPFIGILGGFVTSSGTSSNILFTGLQYEVATVLSISATIILSAQTAGASLSNSFSPGNAALGAGVSGLAGREGDILKVTVVYNILQGLLVGILAFILIKIGMGV
- a CDS encoding L-lactate permease; this encodes MGIDMTQVGLPELSMLTWLLAASPIALVLILMMGFKMSGARAGVIAWILAMGVTFFAFGGGIDVLANGSAKGLWTTIFVLCIIWGSMYMYNIVDLTGSFKVIAATFTRMTNGNQLLQILILGWAFPTFIQGVCGFGVPVAVATPLLIGLGFSPVKAVITTLLGHSWGVTFGSLGSSYSILISLSPVDPSGMAFWGSILIAFGGLIVGFCILHNYGGFKAFKEGFLAALFMGLVMSTTMIITCTFISPNVGCFVSGIVGLIAGSFILPKLPAYRPAPDAAPIEEDPEVKGKSFVTAFSAYIIMIGVVFTIYLIGPIKKYLDQFTVGLPFGETSTAYGYLEEAAAKFSALKVFTMPGTLIIISIVLAASFYKSKGLLPQGAMKEAWERTLKQSLGATATIIAMTMMAVLMTVSGMTTYLAYGIAVTTGELFPLLSPFIGVLGAFVTSSNTSANILFTGLQYEVASILSISAFIILAAQTTGAALANSFAPANAALGTGVAGIAGQEGEILKVTGVYNILQGILVGILTFVLIKLGLGI